One region of Chlorobiota bacterium genomic DNA includes:
- the rsfS gene encoding ribosome silencing factor, with amino-acid sequence MEQTHDTERIRDHQRHPKTIARWCAEGMIEKKAKDIVIMDIRGLTDIADFFVVCSADSDTQLRAIADSVMDTMREYDIKPYRTEGWQGEQWIILDFVEVVVHVFYKEARDFYKIERIWSDAKIETVVDTAGSHATSSEE; translated from the coding sequence ATGGAACAGACACACGACACAGAACGCATCCGCGACCACCAACGCCATCCAAAAACCATTGCCCGTTGGTGTGCCGAAGGGATGATTGAAAAGAAGGCGAAAGACATCGTCATCATGGACATCCGTGGGCTGACCGACATTGCCGACTTTTTTGTGGTCTGCTCTGCCGACAGCGACACCCAGCTCCGCGCCATTGCCGACAGCGTGATGGACACCATGCGTGAGTACGACATCAAGCCCTACCGCACCGAAGGTTGGCAAGGGGAGCAATGGATCATCCTTGATTTTGTTGAAGTGGTGGTTCACGTCTTCTACAAGGAAGCGCGCGACTTTTACAAGATTGAGCGAATCTGGTCCGATGCCAAGATTGAGACGGTGGTGGATACCGCCGGAAGCCACGCCACAAGCAGCGAAGAATAG
- a CDS encoding SDR family oxidoreductase, with protein sequence MTYALILGASSGFGGAAAVELARSGMNIIGVHLDRAGTMPAALAVQEAIRQHGREAHFFNVNAADAEARASVLGRVAEMFQETPGAHLRLMLHSLAFGALKPLVAANPREALTQAQVEMTMNVMANSLIYWTQDVIARGLMPAGGRILAMSSSGARRVLPMYGAVSAAKAALESYCRQLAFELGPQGICVNAIQAGVTDTAALRKIPGAENIIANARQRNPFHRLTTPEDVARLIALLATDAAGWVNGTTIQVDGGEDSVDMNWQEREG encoded by the coding sequence ATGACGTATGCTCTTATCCTTGGCGCTTCCAGCGGTTTTGGTGGCGCGGCTGCGGTGGAGCTTGCACGCTCCGGCATGAACATCATCGGTGTTCACCTGGACCGCGCCGGCACCATGCCCGCTGCGCTTGCTGTGCAGGAAGCAATCCGGCAGCATGGCCGCGAAGCCCACTTTTTCAACGTCAACGCCGCCGATGCCGAAGCACGTGCTTCGGTGCTGGGACGGGTTGCAGAAATGTTCCAAGAAACGCCCGGCGCGCACCTGCGGCTGATGCTCCATTCGCTGGCGTTTGGCGCGTTGAAACCGTTGGTGGCGGCCAATCCCAGGGAGGCACTAACGCAAGCCCAAGTTGAGATGACGATGAACGTGATGGCCAACAGCCTGATCTACTGGACCCAAGACGTTATTGCTCGCGGGCTTATGCCCGCCGGTGGCCGCATCCTTGCCATGTCAAGCTCGGGCGCGCGCCGTGTGCTGCCGATGTACGGTGCGGTCTCCGCCGCAAAAGCTGCGTTGGAAAGCTACTGCCGCCAGCTGGCGTTCGAGCTTGGACCGCAGGGGATCTGCGTCAACGCAATCCAAGCTGGGGTTACGGACACCGCCGCGTTGCGGAAAATCCCCGGGGCCGAAAACATCATTGCCAACGCCCGCCAGCGCAACCCGTTCCACCGGCTGACCACGCCGGAGGACGTTGCCCGGCTTATCGCGCTGCTTGCCACCGATGCTGCCGGATGGGTCAACGGAACAACAATCCAGGTGGATGGGGGGGAGGATTCGGTGGATATGAATTGGCAGGAGCGTGAAGGCTAA
- a CDS encoding FtsW/RodA/SpoVE family cell cycle protein, producing the protein MLMLLGVVLGGVLAIGAAERYRRRDSLWTSASLVLVAYAAIAALAVQLPFVSRMIATPRQRFLLWADLYSRHGDPAWWDRSRQVIEALYAFDAGGVAGRGLGEGTPFLIPKAASDFIFAAVAEELGIVGGLLILLSFVGLVAIGLRFAREQGEATFGGLLVAGGTLLIGVQAVVHIAGTMNLLPMTGITLPLVSSGMSSAVVSWGVVGLIVGIGSRSTDATTVVIRRDLQRPQTGT; encoded by the coding sequence TTGCTGATGTTGTTGGGGGTGGTGCTGGGTGGGGTGCTGGCCATTGGCGCGGCGGAACGCTACCGCCGCCGCGATAGCTTGTGGACCTCGGCATCGTTGGTGCTGGTGGCGTACGCGGCCATTGCGGCACTTGCCGTGCAGCTTCCATTCGTCAGCCGGATGATTGCCACGCCACGCCAGCGTTTCCTTCTCTGGGCCGATCTCTACAGTCGCCACGGGGACCCGGCCTGGTGGGACCGCTCGCGGCAAGTGATCGAGGCGTTGTATGCCTTCGATGCCGGCGGGGTTGCCGGGCGCGGGCTTGGGGAAGGAACTCCATTCCTGATCCCAAAGGCTGCCAGCGATTTCATCTTTGCTGCCGTGGCCGAGGAGCTTGGGATTGTTGGCGGGCTGCTGATCCTTCTTTCCTTTGTGGGGCTTGTGGCCATTGGGCTGCGGTTTGCCCGCGAGCAAGGCGAGGCAACGTTCGGTGGGCTTCTGGTTGCCGGCGGAACGTTGCTGATTGGGGTGCAAGCAGTGGTTCACATTGCCGGAACAATGAACCTTCTGCCGATGACCGGAATCACCCTTCCCCTTGTTTCCAGCGGGATGAGCTCTGCGGTGGTAAGCTGGGGGGTGGTGGGGCTTATCGTGGGGATTGGGTCGCGGTCCACCGATGCCACCACCGTGGTGATCCGAAGGGACTTGCAACGGCCACAAACGGGAACGTGA
- a CDS encoding biotin--[acetyl-CoA-carboxylase] ligase: MADHLWRIGNDSAESERLTQAWRLSGFRFYNEADSTQNIVRRLAEADAPAWTLVVADYQTEGRGQYGRRWSAEPGSSVMFSLLMRPLTPGAMGLLPIRIGMAVASALDRYLPIAPNSKAYTWVKWPNDIILNNAKVGGVLCEGSIRGEHSYAIIGVGVNVHRFPQTWLDPVGIPPTYLDQHVRGPISRLEVLGSIIDSIRNCRDLDSEDLSIAELEEFALRDWLRGKMIDSPIQGRVVGITQQGYLVVERPDGNNDLVLSGRISVKPG, translated from the coding sequence ATGGCCGATCATCTTTGGCGTATTGGGAACGACTCCGCCGAAAGCGAGCGATTAACGCAAGCCTGGCGGCTTTCCGGATTCCGGTTTTACAACGAAGCCGACTCCACCCAGAACATCGTCCGCCGCCTTGCCGAGGCCGACGCGCCGGCCTGGACCCTTGTTGTTGCCGATTACCAAACCGAAGGGCGCGGCCAGTACGGGCGGCGTTGGTCCGCCGAGCCAGGGTCCTCGGTGATGTTCTCCTTGCTGATGCGCCCGCTTACCCCCGGGGCAATGGGGCTGCTTCCGATTCGTATTGGAATGGCGGTGGCAAGCGCGCTGGACCGATACCTTCCGATTGCGCCCAACAGCAAGGCCTACACGTGGGTGAAATGGCCAAACGACATCATCCTGAACAACGCAAAAGTTGGCGGTGTGCTTTGCGAAGGAAGCATCCGTGGCGAACATTCCTACGCGATTATTGGGGTGGGCGTGAACGTCCATCGCTTCCCGCAAACGTGGCTGGACCCGGTGGGAATCCCCCCAACCTATCTGGACCAACACGTTCGGGGGCCGATCTCACGGCTGGAGGTCCTTGGCTCCATTATTGACTCCATCCGCAACTGCCGCGACCTTGATTCGGAGGACCTGAGCATTGCCGAGTTGGAAGAATTTGCGTTGCGGGATTGGCTGCGCGGCAAGATGATTGACTCCCCCATCCAGGGTCGCGTTGTGGGGATCACCCAACAAGGCTACTTAGTTGTGGAACGCCCCGACGGCAACAACGACCTTGTGCTCAGCGGAAGAATCAGCGTGAAGCCCGGGTAG
- a CDS encoding LptF/LptG family permease, whose translation MRIAWYILRMHIGPFLFGTVCVVFFFLLQFLFKSGSEIFGKGLDPWIITKLIAYNLAWMLVLAVPLGVLVASLMAYGKLSGSNELTIIKSAGGSALRAMMPGMLGGLFLFIGLFLFNDRILPETNHTAMVMLLDIKQVQPTLAIEPGQLISLQDYSILARKVDRLRNILYDVTIYTQDPERMNTITARTAELAFNQDYSRLLMTLRDGEIHQLDRRNAARFTRLTFAEHQVVVAAAGFNLASTDPNSIGRTDRTMNIQQMRARADSAESRADRVAARRDSLLGEFGLRAVQLGIEGLNPITRSPETNQRVMEMATLKGQIESEQAVITQHLKESDQYWVEIHKKYSIPAACLVFMLVGAPLGIVVRRGNFGVSAAITLGFFVVYWACLVTGEKLADRGALPPAVAMWMADVIIGAIGLYLTVLVSRETVTFTFEFNRLRRLFRRKPIGYDAG comes from the coding sequence ATGAGAATCGCTTGGTACATCCTACGAATGCACATCGGGCCGTTCCTGTTCGGGACGGTCTGCGTGGTGTTTTTCTTCCTGCTGCAATTTCTGTTCAAGTCTGGTTCAGAGATTTTTGGGAAGGGGTTGGACCCGTGGATTATCACCAAGCTGATTGCCTACAACCTGGCGTGGATGCTGGTGCTGGCGGTTCCGTTGGGGGTGCTGGTGGCTTCGCTGATGGCCTACGGAAAACTTAGCGGCAGCAACGAGCTGACGATCATTAAAAGCGCGGGGGGAAGTGCCTTGCGGGCAATGATGCCGGGGATGCTTGGCGGGCTGTTTCTGTTTATCGGGCTGTTTCTGTTTAACGACCGCATCTTGCCGGAAACCAACCACACCGCAATGGTGATGCTGTTGGACATCAAGCAGGTGCAGCCAACGTTGGCAATCGAGCCTGGGCAGCTTATTTCGTTGCAAGATTACAGCATCCTGGCGCGGAAGGTGGACCGCCTGCGGAACATCCTGTACGACGTCACCATCTACACCCAGGACCCCGAGCGGATGAACACAATCACCGCACGGACGGCGGAGCTGGCGTTCAATCAAGATTACAGCCGCCTGCTGATGACCCTTCGCGATGGCGAAATCCACCAGCTGGACCGCCGCAACGCCGCACGGTTCACCCGGCTGACGTTTGCCGAGCACCAAGTGGTGGTTGCCGCCGCCGGTTTCAACCTGGCATCCACGGACCCCAACTCCATTGGCCGAACCGACCGGACGATGAACATCCAGCAGATGCGCGCCCGCGCCGACAGTGCCGAATCGCGTGCCGACCGGGTGGCCGCACGGCGTGATTCCTTGCTGGGGGAGTTTGGGCTGCGAGCTGTCCAGCTGGGAATCGAAGGACTGAACCCGATTACCCGCAGCCCAGAAACAAACCAGCGAGTGATGGAAATGGCCACGCTGAAAGGGCAGATCGAATCGGAGCAAGCGGTGATTACGCAGCACCTGAAAGAATCGGACCAATACTGGGTGGAGATTCATAAAAAGTACTCCATCCCGGCGGCGTGCTTGGTGTTTATGCTGGTGGGCGCACCGTTGGGGATTGTGGTCCGCCGTGGAAATTTTGGAGTCTCGGCGGCAATCACTCTGGGCTTCTTTGTGGTCTATTGGGCGTGCCTTGTCACCGGCGAGAAACTTGCCGACCGGGGTGCCTTGCCCCCTGCCGTTGCAATGTGGATGGCCGATGTGATTATCGGCGCAATCGGCCTGTATCTTACCGTCCTTGTCTCCCGCGAAACGGTGACGTTCACCTTCGAATTCAATCGCCTACGCAGGCTCTTCCGAAGAAAACCAATCGGTTATGATGCCGGGTAG